The following proteins are encoded in a genomic region of Takifugu rubripes chromosome 9, fTakRub1.2, whole genome shotgun sequence:
- the gtse1 gene encoding G2 and S phase-expressed protein 1 isoform X3, translated as MDCRANSDLFFLHEEKFDFDMSMSPASSNGDEDEVFVEPVSRNERCVSVNVKTQLDGRQLRTSWSPLTGDQLEAVCQEAHKLASQLQSGERSQSHSEDDKDNEATAAVTTQPDEFVQDSQAKLHVFEQSNRVLSPIKRETFCVQESPLKQLPPAIQQRLLRGSSNTSIVSSLRSASAPLSTRPASAHPKSVVKPACVTRLSTSSPVTRARSQPKAGLRGKAPLGAVLPSKPAAPVASTSTTKSRTVIGRRCSPPRRTESSEELLSDSASVASDISDSSINSSLLGKRNLAPRAKGAVKKLPVVKASPLQSRRVMERKNTSSSSSSVSSFNSSISLSPAKGKLNSSMNRSVSSSTGPAPGSDGRPINPSRARRSTINAAAEHASSVAGRRTLSTQAKKATPLKRAEFTPTKRVLEKSGSISATSTTLPQGGLRTKSKPEALVLITPSAGVRGPNHGDKSKMLKPKRLESVISMDSLPQKSSAGPLTPSAGTYKPLQFKTGRPSSLPTPVRRKPCTIPVSTPTNPPKLTKPPLESEADLPPESNSGDNEPSCSPSSTVALELEPDDPSIEPDDPSIEPFCLEEEEELPVVTSSGPPEPDQSESAESGGTHKELEHESEARNLIELETANESNHKAHEVLLLDLPAPTLQPQEKLLIDLTNTPNLIRTSNKSCTGTQQLIDLSSPLIKWSPENKSENTAPLINLSF; from the exons ATGGACTGTCGAGCTAACAGCG ATCTGTTCTTCCTGCACGAGGAGAAGTTTGATTTTGATATGTCTATGTCACCTGCAAG CTCAAATGGTGATGAAGACGAGGTGTTTGTGGAGCCAGTCAGTCGTAAtgagaggtgtgtgtctgttaaTGTGAAGACACAGCTTGATGGTAGACAACTGCGGACAAGCTGGAGTCCACTGACGGGGGACCAGCTCGAGGCGGTCTGCCAGGAAGCCCACAAGTTGGCCAGTCAGCTTCAGAGTGGTGAACGGAGCCAGTCGCACAGTGAGGATGACAAGGATAATGAGGCGACCGCTGCCGTGACCACACAGCCCGATGAGTTCGTCCAGGATTCTCAGGCTAAACTGCATGTGTTTGAGCAGTCTAACAGGGTTCTCAGCCCCATTAAACGAGAGACCTTCTGTGTGCAAGAGAGCCCCCTGAAGCAGCTGCCGCCAGCCATCCAGCAACGCCTGCTAAGAGGAAGCAGCAACACCAGCATTGTTTCATCCCTTCGTTCAGCCAGCGCACCTCTATCCACCCGGCCTGCCTCTGCACACCCAAAATCAGTAGTAAAACCAGCTTGTGTTACCAGGCTAAGCACTTCCAGCCCCGTGACCAGGGCCAGGTCTCAGCCCAAGGCAGGGCTCCGAGGAAAAGCCCCGTTGGGTGCTGTGCTGCCAAGTAAACCAGCTGCACCAGTGGCTTCCACTTCAACCACCAAGAGcaga ACAGTCATTGGCCGCAGGTGTAGCCCCCCAAGGAGGACAGAGTCCAGCgaggagctgctgtctgattcTGCCAGCGTTGCGTCCGACATCAGCGACTCCTCCATCAACTCCAGTCTGCTCGGAAAACGCAATCTGGCGCCACGCGCCAAG GGTGCTGTGAAGAAACTGCCGGTTGTGAAAGCTTCACCCCTTCAGAGCAGGAGGGtgatggagaggaaaaacacgtCCTCGTCGTCATCATCGGTGTCCAGCTTCAACTCCAGCATTTCTCTGTCCCCTGCTAAAG GTAAACTGAACTCCTCTATGAACCGGAGTGTGAGTAGCTCCACTGGCCCCGCCCCTGGCAGTGACGGCAGGCCCATTAACCCCAGCAGAGCACGCCGCTCCACCATCAATGCTGCTGCGGAGCATGCGTCGTCCGTCGCTGGACGCCGCACGCTGTCCACACAGGCCAAGAAGGCCACGCCCCTAAAGAGAGCAGAATTCACGCCCACTAAGAGAGTTTTGGAGAAGAGCGGCTCAATAAGTGCGACCTCCACAACTCTCCCTCAGGGCGGATTAAGGACTAAATCCAAACCTGAGGCCTTGGTTCTAATAACACCCAGCGCAGGAGTCAGAGGTCCCAACCATGGAGACA AGTCAAAGATGTTGAAGCCAAAGAGGCTGGAGTCCGTGATCAGCATGGACAG TCTTCCTCAGAAGAGCTCGGCTGGTCCTCTGACCCCCTCTGCTGGCACGTACAAGCCATTGCAGTTCAAAACAGGTCGTCCGTCTTCCCTCCCGACGCCAGTGCGCCGCAAGCCGTGCACCATCCCTGTTTCTACACCCACCAACCCCCCCAAGCTCACAAAACCACCACTCGAATCTGAGGCAGACCTTCCCCCAGAATCTAACTCTGGTGACAACGAGCCAAGCTGCAG CCCGAGTTCCACGGTTGCACTTGAGCTAGAGCCCGATGACCCCAGCATCGAGCCCGATGACCCCAGCATCGAGCCCTtctgtctggaggaggaggaggagcttcctGTTGTGACCTCATCAGGTCCTCCTGAgcctgaccaatcagagagcgcAGAATCTGGAGGGACGCACAAAGAGCTTGAGCACGAGTCTGAAGCCAGGAACCTGATTGAACTGGAAACTGCCAATGAGAGCAACCACAAGGCACATGAG GTTCTCCTGTTGGATCTACCTGCTCCGACTCTGCAGCCTCAAGAGAAACTACTCATCGACCTGACCAACACCCCCAACCTGATCCGAACCAGCAACAAGTCCTGCACCGGCACTCAG CAGCTGATCGACCTGAGCTCTCCGCTCATCAagtggagtccagagaacaagAGTGAGAACACGGCTCCTCTCATCAACCTGTCCTTCTGA
- the gtse1 gene encoding G2 and S phase-expressed protein 1 isoform X2 yields the protein MDCRANSDLFFLHEEKFDFDMSMSPASSNGDEDEVFVEPVSRNERCVSVNVKTQLDGRQLRTSWSPLTGDQLEAVCQEAHKLASQLQSGERSQSHSEDDKDNEATAAVTTQPDEFVQDSQAKLHVFEQSNRVLSPIKRETFCVQESPLKQLPPAIQQRLLRGSSNTSIVSSLRSASAPLSTRPASAHPKSVVKPACVTRLSTSSPVTRARSQPKAGLRGKAPLGAVLPSKPAAPVASTSTTKSRVEKNRLQPPSRTVIGRRCSPPRRTESSEELLSDSASVASDISDSSINSSLLGKRNLAPRAKGAVKKLPVVKASPLQSRRVMERKNTSSSSSSVSSFNSSISLSPAKGKLNSSMNRSVSSSTGPAPGSDGRPINPSRARRSTINAAAEHASSVAGRRTLSTQAKKATPLKRAEFTPTKRVLEKSGSISATSTTLPQGGLRTKSKPEALVLITPSAGVRGPNHGDKSKMLKPKRLESVISMDSLPQKSSAGPLTPSAGTYKPLQFKTGRPSSLPTPVRRKPCTIPVSTPTNPPKLTKPPLESEADLPPESNSGDNEPSCSPSSTVALELEPDDPSIEPDDPSIEPFCLEEEEELPVVTSSGPPEPDQSESAESGGTHKELEHESEARNLIELETANESNHKAHEVLLLDLPAPTLQPQEKLLIDLTNTPNLIRTSNKSCTGTQLIDLSSPLIKWSPENKSENTAPLINLSF from the exons ATGGACTGTCGAGCTAACAGCG ATCTGTTCTTCCTGCACGAGGAGAAGTTTGATTTTGATATGTCTATGTCACCTGCAAG CTCAAATGGTGATGAAGACGAGGTGTTTGTGGAGCCAGTCAGTCGTAAtgagaggtgtgtgtctgttaaTGTGAAGACACAGCTTGATGGTAGACAACTGCGGACAAGCTGGAGTCCACTGACGGGGGACCAGCTCGAGGCGGTCTGCCAGGAAGCCCACAAGTTGGCCAGTCAGCTTCAGAGTGGTGAACGGAGCCAGTCGCACAGTGAGGATGACAAGGATAATGAGGCGACCGCTGCCGTGACCACACAGCCCGATGAGTTCGTCCAGGATTCTCAGGCTAAACTGCATGTGTTTGAGCAGTCTAACAGGGTTCTCAGCCCCATTAAACGAGAGACCTTCTGTGTGCAAGAGAGCCCCCTGAAGCAGCTGCCGCCAGCCATCCAGCAACGCCTGCTAAGAGGAAGCAGCAACACCAGCATTGTTTCATCCCTTCGTTCAGCCAGCGCACCTCTATCCACCCGGCCTGCCTCTGCACACCCAAAATCAGTAGTAAAACCAGCTTGTGTTACCAGGCTAAGCACTTCCAGCCCCGTGACCAGGGCCAGGTCTCAGCCCAAGGCAGGGCTCCGAGGAAAAGCCCCGTTGGGTGCTGTGCTGCCAAGTAAACCAGCTGCACCAGTGGCTTCCACTTCAACCACCAAGAGcagagtggaaaaaaacagactGCAACCACCGAGCAGA ACAGTCATTGGCCGCAGGTGTAGCCCCCCAAGGAGGACAGAGTCCAGCgaggagctgctgtctgattcTGCCAGCGTTGCGTCCGACATCAGCGACTCCTCCATCAACTCCAGTCTGCTCGGAAAACGCAATCTGGCGCCACGCGCCAAG GGTGCTGTGAAGAAACTGCCGGTTGTGAAAGCTTCACCCCTTCAGAGCAGGAGGGtgatggagaggaaaaacacgtCCTCGTCGTCATCATCGGTGTCCAGCTTCAACTCCAGCATTTCTCTGTCCCCTGCTAAAG GTAAACTGAACTCCTCTATGAACCGGAGTGTGAGTAGCTCCACTGGCCCCGCCCCTGGCAGTGACGGCAGGCCCATTAACCCCAGCAGAGCACGCCGCTCCACCATCAATGCTGCTGCGGAGCATGCGTCGTCCGTCGCTGGACGCCGCACGCTGTCCACACAGGCCAAGAAGGCCACGCCCCTAAAGAGAGCAGAATTCACGCCCACTAAGAGAGTTTTGGAGAAGAGCGGCTCAATAAGTGCGACCTCCACAACTCTCCCTCAGGGCGGATTAAGGACTAAATCCAAACCTGAGGCCTTGGTTCTAATAACACCCAGCGCAGGAGTCAGAGGTCCCAACCATGGAGACA AGTCAAAGATGTTGAAGCCAAAGAGGCTGGAGTCCGTGATCAGCATGGACAG TCTTCCTCAGAAGAGCTCGGCTGGTCCTCTGACCCCCTCTGCTGGCACGTACAAGCCATTGCAGTTCAAAACAGGTCGTCCGTCTTCCCTCCCGACGCCAGTGCGCCGCAAGCCGTGCACCATCCCTGTTTCTACACCCACCAACCCCCCCAAGCTCACAAAACCACCACTCGAATCTGAGGCAGACCTTCCCCCAGAATCTAACTCTGGTGACAACGAGCCAAGCTGCAG CCCGAGTTCCACGGTTGCACTTGAGCTAGAGCCCGATGACCCCAGCATCGAGCCCGATGACCCCAGCATCGAGCCCTtctgtctggaggaggaggaggagcttcctGTTGTGACCTCATCAGGTCCTCCTGAgcctgaccaatcagagagcgcAGAATCTGGAGGGACGCACAAAGAGCTTGAGCACGAGTCTGAAGCCAGGAACCTGATTGAACTGGAAACTGCCAATGAGAGCAACCACAAGGCACATGAG GTTCTCCTGTTGGATCTACCTGCTCCGACTCTGCAGCCTCAAGAGAAACTACTCATCGACCTGACCAACACCCCCAACCTGATCCGAACCAGCAACAAGTCCTGCACCGGCACTCAG CTGATCGACCTGAGCTCTCCGCTCATCAagtggagtccagagaacaagAGTGAGAACACGGCTCCTCTCATCAACCTGTCCTTCTGA
- the gtse1 gene encoding G2 and S phase-expressed protein 1 isoform X1, producing the protein MDCRANSDLFFLHEEKFDFDMSMSPASSNGDEDEVFVEPVSRNERCVSVNVKTQLDGRQLRTSWSPLTGDQLEAVCQEAHKLASQLQSGERSQSHSEDDKDNEATAAVTTQPDEFVQDSQAKLHVFEQSNRVLSPIKRETFCVQESPLKQLPPAIQQRLLRGSSNTSIVSSLRSASAPLSTRPASAHPKSVVKPACVTRLSTSSPVTRARSQPKAGLRGKAPLGAVLPSKPAAPVASTSTTKSRVEKNRLQPPSRTVIGRRCSPPRRTESSEELLSDSASVASDISDSSINSSLLGKRNLAPRAKGAVKKLPVVKASPLQSRRVMERKNTSSSSSSVSSFNSSISLSPAKGKLNSSMNRSVSSSTGPAPGSDGRPINPSRARRSTINAAAEHASSVAGRRTLSTQAKKATPLKRAEFTPTKRVLEKSGSISATSTTLPQGGLRTKSKPEALVLITPSAGVRGPNHGDKSKMLKPKRLESVISMDSLPQKSSAGPLTPSAGTYKPLQFKTGRPSSLPTPVRRKPCTIPVSTPTNPPKLTKPPLESEADLPPESNSGDNEPSCSPSSTVALELEPDDPSIEPDDPSIEPFCLEEEEELPVVTSSGPPEPDQSESAESGGTHKELEHESEARNLIELETANESNHKAHEVLLLDLPAPTLQPQEKLLIDLTNTPNLIRTSNKSCTGTQQLIDLSSPLIKWSPENKSENTAPLINLSF; encoded by the exons ATGGACTGTCGAGCTAACAGCG ATCTGTTCTTCCTGCACGAGGAGAAGTTTGATTTTGATATGTCTATGTCACCTGCAAG CTCAAATGGTGATGAAGACGAGGTGTTTGTGGAGCCAGTCAGTCGTAAtgagaggtgtgtgtctgttaaTGTGAAGACACAGCTTGATGGTAGACAACTGCGGACAAGCTGGAGTCCACTGACGGGGGACCAGCTCGAGGCGGTCTGCCAGGAAGCCCACAAGTTGGCCAGTCAGCTTCAGAGTGGTGAACGGAGCCAGTCGCACAGTGAGGATGACAAGGATAATGAGGCGACCGCTGCCGTGACCACACAGCCCGATGAGTTCGTCCAGGATTCTCAGGCTAAACTGCATGTGTTTGAGCAGTCTAACAGGGTTCTCAGCCCCATTAAACGAGAGACCTTCTGTGTGCAAGAGAGCCCCCTGAAGCAGCTGCCGCCAGCCATCCAGCAACGCCTGCTAAGAGGAAGCAGCAACACCAGCATTGTTTCATCCCTTCGTTCAGCCAGCGCACCTCTATCCACCCGGCCTGCCTCTGCACACCCAAAATCAGTAGTAAAACCAGCTTGTGTTACCAGGCTAAGCACTTCCAGCCCCGTGACCAGGGCCAGGTCTCAGCCCAAGGCAGGGCTCCGAGGAAAAGCCCCGTTGGGTGCTGTGCTGCCAAGTAAACCAGCTGCACCAGTGGCTTCCACTTCAACCACCAAGAGcagagtggaaaaaaacagactGCAACCACCGAGCAGA ACAGTCATTGGCCGCAGGTGTAGCCCCCCAAGGAGGACAGAGTCCAGCgaggagctgctgtctgattcTGCCAGCGTTGCGTCCGACATCAGCGACTCCTCCATCAACTCCAGTCTGCTCGGAAAACGCAATCTGGCGCCACGCGCCAAG GGTGCTGTGAAGAAACTGCCGGTTGTGAAAGCTTCACCCCTTCAGAGCAGGAGGGtgatggagaggaaaaacacgtCCTCGTCGTCATCATCGGTGTCCAGCTTCAACTCCAGCATTTCTCTGTCCCCTGCTAAAG GTAAACTGAACTCCTCTATGAACCGGAGTGTGAGTAGCTCCACTGGCCCCGCCCCTGGCAGTGACGGCAGGCCCATTAACCCCAGCAGAGCACGCCGCTCCACCATCAATGCTGCTGCGGAGCATGCGTCGTCCGTCGCTGGACGCCGCACGCTGTCCACACAGGCCAAGAAGGCCACGCCCCTAAAGAGAGCAGAATTCACGCCCACTAAGAGAGTTTTGGAGAAGAGCGGCTCAATAAGTGCGACCTCCACAACTCTCCCTCAGGGCGGATTAAGGACTAAATCCAAACCTGAGGCCTTGGTTCTAATAACACCCAGCGCAGGAGTCAGAGGTCCCAACCATGGAGACA AGTCAAAGATGTTGAAGCCAAAGAGGCTGGAGTCCGTGATCAGCATGGACAG TCTTCCTCAGAAGAGCTCGGCTGGTCCTCTGACCCCCTCTGCTGGCACGTACAAGCCATTGCAGTTCAAAACAGGTCGTCCGTCTTCCCTCCCGACGCCAGTGCGCCGCAAGCCGTGCACCATCCCTGTTTCTACACCCACCAACCCCCCCAAGCTCACAAAACCACCACTCGAATCTGAGGCAGACCTTCCCCCAGAATCTAACTCTGGTGACAACGAGCCAAGCTGCAG CCCGAGTTCCACGGTTGCACTTGAGCTAGAGCCCGATGACCCCAGCATCGAGCCCGATGACCCCAGCATCGAGCCCTtctgtctggaggaggaggaggagcttcctGTTGTGACCTCATCAGGTCCTCCTGAgcctgaccaatcagagagcgcAGAATCTGGAGGGACGCACAAAGAGCTTGAGCACGAGTCTGAAGCCAGGAACCTGATTGAACTGGAAACTGCCAATGAGAGCAACCACAAGGCACATGAG GTTCTCCTGTTGGATCTACCTGCTCCGACTCTGCAGCCTCAAGAGAAACTACTCATCGACCTGACCAACACCCCCAACCTGATCCGAACCAGCAACAAGTCCTGCACCGGCACTCAG CAGCTGATCGACCTGAGCTCTCCGCTCATCAagtggagtccagagaacaagAGTGAGAACACGGCTCCTCTCATCAACCTGTCCTTCTGA